A portion of the Blastochloris tepida genome contains these proteins:
- a CDS encoding thermonuclease family protein encodes MWLSLRSVRDAAIWALIAAALMVLYEFNGFISVSRVWALILPPGPDTLAASFSYCAGGARRNCVVDGDTFWFRGEKIRVADIDAPELSPPRCPHEAQLGEAAKHRLLRLLNDGPFSLTVGFRDEDQYGRKLRTIYRNGKSLGDVLVSEGLARPWTGSRRSWC; translated from the coding sequence GTGTGGCTCAGCCTGCGATCAGTGCGAGACGCCGCCATCTGGGCGCTGATCGCCGCCGCTCTGATGGTGCTGTACGAGTTCAATGGCTTCATCAGCGTGTCGAGGGTTTGGGCACTGATCTTGCCACCAGGGCCGGACACGCTCGCCGCCTCGTTCTCGTATTGCGCGGGAGGCGCTCGGCGCAATTGCGTGGTGGATGGCGATACTTTCTGGTTCCGGGGCGAAAAAATCAGGGTCGCCGACATCGACGCGCCAGAACTCAGCCCACCGCGTTGCCCCCACGAAGCTCAGCTCGGCGAAGCCGCCAAACACCGCCTGCTGCGGCTGTTGAACGACGGCCCCTTTTCGCTGACCGTCGGCTTCCGCGATGAGGACCAGTACGGCCGCAAGCTGCGGACGATCTACCGCAATGGAAAGTCGCTTGGCGATGTCCTGGTCAGCGAGGGGCTTGCCCGGCCGTGGACCGGATCGCGGCGGAGCTGGTGCTGA
- a CDS encoding HD domain-containing protein, translated as MPKPKPQRIRDPIHNLIEFGSGHFENTIWQVIQTPPFQRLRRIKQLGFSEFVFPGATHTRFAHSIGVFHAARQLVEVIERYAGSHQQQFKELRVPHVLAAALLHDVGHGMFSHAFEALGKEFKWPMARHEEVSQKIIRDSEISRVLDRELSKGFSENVADLIAQDTPSDLYGSIVSSQFDADRLDYMQRDRLMTGVQSSGVDPTWLLANLEVAEVPTGVDEASAGVVETLVLGPKAIQTAESYVLALFHLYPNVYLHKATRGAEMLFQALMRRLVRLHAANGISRSGLPDRHPIFRFFEEPTNLSRAVALDDTVFWGAMPMLSEADDDEVRRLVSALRERRLARCVDLRVRVEASLPQANGEKREQWRARVKLVCDETAKELKNIDAARLRDKKEEACDDKPARFLVDQYARNPYKRFQDSKTPLNQILIRVGDSPPRDMGEFSPIIAHAEPFDLCRAYVFRDDTDAESVIENVMRTKIQETGHGHA; from the coding sequence ATGCCGAAGCCAAAGCCACAAAGAATTCGTGATCCAATACATAATCTTATCGAGTTTGGGTCCGGTCATTTTGAAAACACTATATGGCAAGTCATTCAGACGCCGCCATTCCAGCGGTTAAGAAGAATTAAGCAACTCGGATTTTCAGAATTTGTATTTCCAGGAGCGACGCATACGCGTTTTGCCCACAGTATTGGTGTGTTCCATGCAGCGCGACAGCTTGTTGAGGTGATTGAGAGATATGCTGGATCTCACCAACAACAGTTTAAAGAGCTTCGAGTCCCTCATGTTCTCGCTGCCGCACTTCTCCACGACGTTGGACATGGAATGTTCAGCCACGCCTTCGAGGCGCTCGGGAAGGAATTTAAATGGCCTATGGCTCGGCATGAGGAAGTAAGCCAGAAGATCATTCGTGACAGCGAAATATCTCGTGTGCTTGATCGTGAGTTGAGTAAGGGATTTTCCGAGAACGTTGCCGATTTAATTGCCCAGGATACGCCAAGCGATTTGTATGGCTCCATCGTGTCGAGTCAATTTGACGCCGACCGATTGGATTATATGCAGCGTGATAGGCTGATGACAGGCGTTCAAAGCAGCGGTGTTGACCCAACTTGGCTTCTTGCAAATCTTGAGGTGGCCGAGGTTCCGACTGGTGTTGATGAGGCCAGCGCTGGGGTTGTGGAAACGCTGGTTTTAGGGCCGAAAGCTATTCAAACTGCCGAAAGCTATGTCCTTGCATTGTTCCATCTCTACCCAAATGTTTACCTCCACAAGGCTACTCGCGGTGCGGAAATGCTTTTCCAGGCGCTCATGCGGCGTCTTGTACGCCTGCACGCTGCAAATGGCATTTCCCGAAGCGGTTTGCCGGACCGGCATCCGATTTTTCGCTTTTTCGAGGAGCCGACGAATCTGAGCAGGGCGGTCGCGCTCGACGACACCGTTTTCTGGGGCGCTATGCCGATGTTGTCCGAGGCCGACGACGATGAGGTTCGCCGGTTGGTGTCCGCATTGCGCGAACGTCGCCTCGCAAGGTGCGTTGATCTGAGAGTGCGCGTCGAAGCGTCGCTACCGCAAGCGAACGGTGAGAAGCGTGAACAATGGAGAGCTCGTGTAAAACTTGTCTGCGATGAAACCGCCAAGGAATTGAAGAATATTGATGCTGCTAGGCTTAGAGATAAAAAAGAAGAAGCCTGTGACGACAAGCCGGCTCGGTTTCTTGTTGATCAATATGCTCGAAACCCGTACAAGCGGTTTCAAGATTCTAAGACGCCCCTTAATCAGATCTTAATTCGTGTTGGAGATTCTCCACCTAGAGACATGGGGGAGTTTTCCCCAATTATCGCGCACGCGGAACCCTTTGACCTCTGCCGGGCATATGTGTTTCGAGACGACACGGATGCCGAATCTGTGATAGAGAACGTAATGAGAACAAAAATCCAGGAGACCGGCCATGGCCACGCGTGA
- a CDS encoding HGGxSTG domain-containing protein, which yields MKLNSRQLWARSREFREVADAALAKFNATRHLRPKCGAKRRTDGQPCQNLPLANGRCRLHGGRVPGGDGWHKPRWPENGPGADAALARKLEHLEWRRAKRAARLAAMTPEERARHEAWHRARKPGSAAERAAERERRRQDKAAANLLGGDRPRERRSPELLALDAEIVELRLALAIETGEGIFR from the coding sequence GTGAAGCTTAACAGTCGCCAATTGTGGGCGCGCTCGCGCGAATTCCGAGAGGTGGCCGACGCCGCGCTCGCGAAATTCAACGCGACCCGCCATCTCCGGCCAAAATGCGGCGCCAAGCGGCGGACGGATGGCCAGCCGTGCCAGAACTTGCCGTTGGCCAATGGGCGTTGCCGGCTTCACGGTGGCCGTGTGCCGGGCGGTGACGGGTGGCATAAGCCCCGGTGGCCGGAGAACGGCCCCGGCGCCGACGCGGCGCTGGCGCGCAAGCTGGAGCATCTGGAGTGGCGTCGGGCGAAGCGTGCTGCTCGCCTTGCCGCGATGACGCCGGAGGAGAGGGCGCGTCACGAGGCTTGGCACCGCGCACGCAAGCCCGGCTCGGCCGCCGAACGTGCCGCCGAACGTGAGCGGCGGCGCCAGGACAAGGCTGCGGCGAATCTGCTGGGCGGTGATCGGCCGCGTGAGCGCCGCAGTCCGGAGCTGCTGGCGCTCGACGCCGAGATCGTCGAATTGCGATTGGCGCTCGCGATCGAAACAGGAGAAGGGATTTTCCGATGA
- a CDS encoding recombinase family protein — MAKHEALAYYRTSSASNVGADKDSLARQKAAVEAYAKRAGLTIVAEFYDAAVSGADPVDTRPGFADMLERIAGNGVRKIIVETASRFARDLIVQETGHSMLQRLGIELIAADSPDSFVDETPTATLIRQILGAVSQFEKAMVVAKLRGARDRKSREIGRRVEGRKPVPAEAIALARRLNRKNPRTGERPSLRTVAAKLAEAGFTGPSGAPYGAESVKRMLSTSN, encoded by the coding sequence ATGGCCAAGCACGAAGCGCTCGCCTACTACCGCACAAGCTCCGCCTCGAACGTCGGCGCCGACAAGGACAGCCTGGCGCGTCAAAAGGCGGCCGTTGAGGCGTATGCGAAGCGGGCCGGGCTGACGATCGTTGCCGAGTTCTACGACGCGGCCGTCAGCGGCGCCGACCCTGTCGACACCCGTCCGGGTTTCGCCGACATGCTGGAGCGGATCGCCGGCAACGGGGTTCGCAAGATCATCGTCGAGACGGCCAGCAGGTTCGCCCGCGATCTGATCGTGCAGGAAACCGGCCACAGCATGCTACAGCGCCTCGGGATCGAACTTATTGCCGCCGACAGCCCTGATAGCTTCGTTGACGAGACACCGACCGCGACGCTGATCCGGCAAATCCTCGGCGCCGTCTCTCAGTTCGAAAAGGCGATGGTGGTCGCCAAGCTTCGCGGCGCGCGGGACCGCAAGAGCCGGGAAATCGGCCGTCGCGTCGAAGGTCGCAAGCCGGTGCCGGCCGAAGCCATCGCGCTCGCCCGCCGCCTGAACCGGAAGAACCCTCGGACGGGCGAGCGGCCGTCGCTCCGCACTGTCGCCGCCAAGTTGGCCGAAGCCGGCTTCACCGGGCCGTCTGGTGCGCCCTACGGGGCCGAAAGCGTCAAGCGGATGCTGTCCACCTCGAATTGA
- the recD2 gene encoding SF1B family DNA helicase RecD2, protein MKALPDSPPREALAGLVERVTFHNAESGFCVLRIKARGHRDVITVIGHAAAISAGEWITAAGEWVNDRTHGQQFRARFLKTSPPASADGIEKYLASGMIKGIGPVYAKKLVRAFGDKVFDVIEETPDRLREVDGIGPVRADRIVAAWAEQKAVREIMVFLHSHGVGTARAVRIFKTYGTDAIQVMTENPYRLARDIRGIGFKTADTIAMKLGIDKTAMVRVRAGISYALSEAMDEGHCGLPVADLTPLAEKLLEVPAELIATALDLELADSVVVPDRVGDVDCIFLAGLHGAERAVADKLLALATGAPPWPAIDADKALPWIERRTGLTLADSQKAAVRLALASKVLVITGGPGVGKTTIVNSILRILAAKGVALLLCAPTGRAAKRMSEATGLEARTIHRLLEVDPKTGGFKRGPDHPLDCDLLVVDETSMVDILLMNALLKAVPTRAALLIVGDVDQLPSVGPGQVLADIITSDAIPVVRLTEVFRQAAQSRIVVNAHRINQGQMPELDRPAEDSDFYYVHAEEPEVAVSRIIELVKARIPRRFGLDPIRDVQVLCPMNRGGIGARSLNIELQAALNPAGENKVERFGWTFAPGDKVMQVENDYDKEVYNGDIGYIGTVDSGTGELTATFDGRAVTYEFGELDTLVPAYATTIHKSQGSEYPAVIIPVMTQHYTMLQRNLIYTGVTRGKRLVVLVGQKKAVTIAVCNVSGRRRWSKLSEWLRSPVRG, encoded by the coding sequence ATGAAGGCGCTGCCGGATTCTCCTCCCCGAGAAGCCCTTGCCGGGCTCGTCGAGCGCGTCACCTTCCACAATGCCGAGAGTGGGTTCTGCGTCCTGCGGATCAAGGCGCGCGGCCATCGGGACGTCATCACCGTCATCGGCCACGCCGCGGCAATTTCGGCCGGTGAGTGGATCACCGCCGCCGGCGAATGGGTCAACGATCGCACCCACGGCCAGCAGTTCAGGGCGCGGTTTCTCAAGACCTCACCACCGGCCTCAGCGGATGGCATCGAGAAATACCTCGCCTCCGGCATGATCAAGGGCATCGGCCCGGTCTACGCCAAGAAGCTGGTGCGTGCGTTCGGCGACAAGGTGTTCGACGTCATCGAGGAGACGCCTGACCGCTTGCGCGAGGTCGACGGAATCGGCCCCGTCCGCGCCGACCGCATCGTCGCGGCCTGGGCCGAGCAGAAGGCGGTGCGCGAGATCATGGTGTTCCTGCACAGCCACGGCGTCGGAACGGCGCGGGCGGTGCGCATCTTCAAGACCTACGGCACCGATGCCATCCAGGTCATGACCGAGAACCCGTACCGCCTGGCGCGGGATATTCGCGGCATCGGCTTCAAGACTGCCGACACCATCGCGATGAAGCTCGGCATCGACAAAACCGCCATGGTCCGCGTCCGCGCCGGCATCTCCTATGCCTTGAGCGAGGCGATGGACGAAGGCCATTGTGGCCTGCCGGTGGCCGACCTCACGCCGCTGGCAGAGAAGCTGCTGGAAGTGCCGGCCGAGTTGATCGCCACCGCGCTCGACCTCGAACTGGCCGACAGCGTGGTGGTGCCCGACCGGGTCGGCGACGTCGACTGCATCTTCCTCGCCGGCCTCCATGGTGCCGAGCGGGCGGTGGCCGACAAGCTGCTTGCCCTTGCCACCGGCGCGCCACCCTGGCCAGCGATCGACGCGGACAAGGCATTGCCCTGGATCGAAAGGCGGACCGGGCTCACCCTTGCGGACAGCCAGAAGGCCGCGGTGCGGCTGGCGCTGGCCTCCAAGGTGCTGGTGATCACCGGCGGCCCCGGCGTCGGCAAGACCACCATCGTCAATTCGATCCTGCGTATCCTTGCCGCCAAGGGTGTGGCGCTGCTCCTGTGTGCGCCGACCGGCCGCGCTGCCAAGCGGATGAGCGAGGCCACCGGCCTGGAGGCCCGCACCATCCACCGCCTGCTGGAGGTCGACCCCAAGACCGGCGGCTTCAAGCGCGGCCCCGACCACCCGCTCGACTGCGACCTCCTGGTGGTCGACGAAACCTCGATGGTCGACATCCTGCTGATGAATGCCCTGCTCAAGGCGGTGCCGACCCGGGCCGCCCTCCTGATCGTCGGCGACGTCGATCAGCTCCCCTCGGTCGGGCCCGGACAGGTGCTGGCTGATATCATCACCTCCGACGCGATCCCGGTGGTGCGCCTGACCGAGGTGTTCCGGCAGGCGGCGCAAAGCCGGATCGTTGTGAATGCCCACCGCATCAACCAGGGCCAGATGCCGGAGCTCGACCGCCCCGCCGAGGACAGCGATTTCTATTATGTTCACGCCGAGGAGCCGGAGGTTGCCGTCAGCCGCATCATCGAGCTGGTCAAGGCGCGTATCCCGCGCCGCTTCGGCCTCGACCCGATCCGCGACGTCCAGGTGCTGTGCCCGATGAACCGCGGCGGCATCGGCGCCCGCTCGCTCAACATCGAGCTGCAGGCTGCCCTCAACCCGGCCGGCGAGAACAAGGTCGAGCGGTTCGGCTGGACCTTCGCGCCCGGCGACAAGGTGATGCAGGTCGAGAACGACTACGACAAGGAGGTCTACAACGGCGATATCGGCTACATCGGTACCGTCGATTCCGGCACCGGCGAGCTGACCGCGACCTTCGATGGCCGCGCCGTCACCTACGAATTCGGCGAGTTGGACACGCTGGTGCCTGCCTACGCCACCACCATCCACAAGAGCCAGGGGTCCGAATACCCGGCGGTGATCATCCCGGTGATGACCCAGCACTACACCATGCTGCAGCGGAATCTGATCTACACCGGCGTCACCCGCGGCAAGCGGCTCGTGGTGCTGGTCGGACAGAAGAAGGCCGTCACCATCGCCGTTTGCAACGTGTCGGGCCGGCGGCGGTGGTCGAAGCTCTCCGAGTGGCTGCGGTCACCGGTTCGGGGATAA
- a CDS encoding site-specific integrase, protein MAGKPVPSWWPANLRDLVSAKTGCFKRELVRGIARVPEPRRKAQVAKLIAETEALFAEAKRTLATGPRRELSEGDLQFLADHRRAEILSVDEHLRREGFGLMGEEGAGVQIGSALEEPGLTTADYDFLGAVQAERFADMKRELATRRPPAQIIERAKRAAAELLSVELQDGSEDLRDAALRLLEAEVLAFQDATRRHNGEVVRTPATPSTKPANRADASDGPRLTEAFKAWSGENANPGKEKPASNTIREADHAVRRFIELHGDLFVRQITRKHAREFRDALLKLPTRLPGYLRQLPLPKLLAEPAIEKMPKPNVATVNKAMALLSAILSEAADDHDLEADAAGWSNPFKGLRIKGASKAEGKRRPFEMAELRKVFSDPEIIGGDKPKGGGRGITARWLPLLALFNGARREELAQLKVRDVMLDDVSGRWFLNLTNLEDDQSLKTDGSVRKVPVHRELIACGFLEYVAARRRKELDGWLFPLLTPNSEGIRGDSWGRWFGRKLDELGLSDPRLVFHSFRHTFLDRCRDCDVPREIAYAFTGHATGKTVGDDYGRGFSITRLAREMDKVRYPGLDLSAYYVQAA, encoded by the coding sequence ATGGCCGGCAAGCCGGTTCCGTCATGGTGGCCGGCGAACCTCCGCGACCTCGTCTCCGCCAAGACCGGCTGCTTCAAGCGTGAACTGGTGCGCGGCATTGCCCGAGTGCCGGAGCCCAGGCGCAAGGCCCAAGTCGCCAAGCTGATCGCCGAGACGGAGGCGCTGTTCGCGGAGGCGAAGCGGACCCTGGCCACCGGGCCGAGGCGTGAGCTTTCGGAAGGTGACCTCCAATTCCTCGCCGATCACCGCCGGGCTGAAATCCTCTCCGTCGATGAACACCTCCGGCGGGAGGGGTTCGGGCTGATGGGAGAGGAAGGGGCAGGTGTTCAGATCGGCAGCGCTCTTGAGGAACCGGGCCTCACCACCGCGGACTACGACTTCCTCGGCGCCGTCCAGGCCGAACGATTCGCCGACATGAAGCGGGAACTGGCGACACGCCGGCCACCGGCTCAGATCATCGAGCGGGCCAAGCGGGCGGCGGCCGAACTGTTGAGCGTCGAGCTTCAGGACGGCAGCGAAGACCTTCGCGACGCCGCATTGCGTCTCCTGGAGGCCGAGGTGCTGGCATTCCAGGACGCCACCCGGCGCCACAACGGCGAGGTCGTGCGGACGCCGGCCACGCCCTCCACAAAGCCCGCCAATCGTGCCGACGCCAGCGACGGCCCCAGGCTGACGGAGGCCTTCAAGGCGTGGTCTGGCGAGAACGCCAATCCTGGCAAGGAGAAGCCCGCATCCAACACGATCCGGGAAGCCGATCATGCTGTCCGCAGGTTCATCGAGCTGCATGGTGACCTCTTCGTTCGTCAGATCACCCGCAAGCACGCGCGTGAATTCCGCGATGCGCTTCTGAAGCTGCCGACGCGGCTTCCCGGCTATCTGCGGCAGCTTCCTCTTCCGAAGCTGCTTGCTGAGCCGGCGATTGAGAAGATGCCGAAGCCGAATGTTGCGACTGTCAACAAGGCTATGGCGCTCTTGTCCGCGATCTTGAGTGAAGCCGCTGACGATCATGACCTTGAAGCCGATGCAGCGGGTTGGTCGAATCCGTTCAAAGGCTTGCGGATCAAGGGGGCCAGTAAGGCGGAGGGCAAGCGACGCCCATTCGAGATGGCGGAATTGCGGAAGGTGTTTTCTGACCCCGAGATCATCGGTGGCGACAAGCCCAAGGGCGGAGGACGCGGCATCACGGCGCGGTGGCTTCCGCTCCTGGCGTTGTTCAACGGAGCGCGGCGCGAAGAACTCGCGCAATTGAAGGTGCGCGACGTCATGCTTGATGACGTCTCCGGTCGCTGGTTTCTGAACCTCACCAACCTTGAGGACGATCAAAGCCTGAAGACGGACGGCAGCGTGCGCAAAGTCCCGGTTCACCGCGAACTGATCGCCTGCGGCTTCCTCGAATATGTGGCTGCGAGACGAAGGAAGGAGCTGGACGGTTGGCTGTTCCCGTTGTTGACGCCGAACAGCGAAGGCATCCGCGGCGACAGTTGGGGCAGGTGGTTCGGGCGAAAGCTCGATGAACTCGGCCTCAGCGATCCGCGCCTTGTGTTCCACTCGTTCCGTCACACCTTCCTCGACCGCTGCCGGGACTGCGACGTGCCGCGGGAAATCGCCTACGCCTTCACCGGCCACGCCACCGGGAAAACGGTCGGCGACGATTATGGGCGCGGCTTCTCCATCACGCGGCTTGCACGGGAGATGGACAAGGTGCGCTATCCGGGGCTGGACCTGTCCGCCTACTACGTCCAGGCCGCTTGA
- a CDS encoding tyrosine-type recombinase/integrase — translation MPRRRSALSSRTARLALPRSDAPEWEVIGPGIRLGYRRGRGTRGHGGSWLAATRRPSGTRVQTRLGLADDVTTADGEAVLDHEQAKEKARVWAKAVIAGPKTDPGAGLTVDAILDRYFAAREAEGMKSVADARARAGAHIRPALGSILAADLTAEGLRQWRDGLVKAPKRVRTRRFATKQATRAVDLKDPEVLRQRRDTANRTLTVLKAALNWARTGQLVHDDSAWRLVKPFRGTTAARVRFLDTAEQGRLLAAAEGRLRDLIAAALVTGARFGELARLKVRDFDAANGSVFVAESKSGKPRHIPLPAGGARLFADLTKDKSPDAFLLTQATGEPWKPASYQRGFRDALEKAGLDSITLHELRHTYASTMVRGGAPLMVVAHALGHADTRMVEKHYAHLAPSYVAETIRRFAPDVALGPAA, via the coding sequence ATGCCGCGCCGTCGCAGCGCTCTTTCCAGCCGCACCGCCCGCCTCGCCCTCCCCCGCTCCGACGCCCCGGAATGGGAGGTCATCGGGCCGGGCATCCGGCTTGGCTACCGCAGGGGGCGCGGCACCCGCGGCCATGGCGGATCGTGGCTCGCGGCCACGCGCCGGCCGAGCGGGACGCGGGTGCAGACGCGGCTCGGGCTCGCCGACGACGTCACCACGGCCGATGGCGAGGCGGTACTCGACCACGAACAGGCGAAGGAGAAGGCCAGGGTTTGGGCCAAGGCAGTCATTGCCGGGCCAAAGACCGACCCGGGCGCCGGCCTGACCGTCGACGCCATCCTCGATCGCTACTTCGCCGCCCGCGAGGCCGAGGGCATGAAGTCGGTGGCCGACGCACGGGCGCGAGCCGGCGCGCACATCCGGCCGGCGTTGGGCTCGATCCTCGCCGCCGATCTGACAGCCGAGGGGCTGCGGCAGTGGCGCGATGGCCTCGTGAAGGCGCCGAAGCGGGTGCGGACGCGGCGCTTCGCCACGAAGCAGGCCACGCGGGCGGTCGACCTCAAAGACCCCGAGGTGCTGCGCCAACGGCGCGACACGGCCAACCGGACGCTGACGGTGCTGAAGGCCGCGCTCAATTGGGCGCGCACCGGCCAGCTCGTGCATGATGATTCAGCGTGGCGCCTCGTGAAGCCGTTCCGCGGCACCACCGCGGCCAGGGTGCGGTTCCTGGACACGGCCGAGCAAGGCCGCTTGCTGGCGGCCGCCGAGGGCCGGTTGCGCGACTTGATCGCGGCGGCGCTGGTGACCGGCGCCCGGTTCGGCGAATTGGCTCGGCTGAAGGTCCGCGATTTCGACGCGGCCAACGGCTCGGTGTTCGTCGCGGAGAGCAAGAGCGGCAAGCCGCGGCACATCCCGTTGCCGGCCGGCGGCGCCCGGCTGTTCGCCGACCTCACCAAGGACAAGAGCCCGGATGCCTTCCTGCTGACGCAGGCCACCGGCGAGCCGTGGAAGCCGGCCAGCTATCAGCGGGGGTTCAGGGACGCGCTGGAGAAGGCGGGGCTCGACAGCATCACCCTGCACGAGCTCCGGCACACCTACGCCAGCACGATGGTGCGCGGTGGCGCGCCGCTGATGGTGGTCGCGCACGCCCTCGGCCATGCCGACACCCGGATGGTGGAGAAGCATTACGCCCACCTCGCACCGTCCTATGTGGCCGAGACGATCCGGCGGTTTGCGCCGGATGTGGCCCTCGGCCCCGCGGCCTAG
- a CDS encoding recombinase family protein produces MATILYARVSTADQTLDHQRTQAEAAGFHLDHVVADHATSGISTRLVERPEGRRLFDLLRAGDTLVVRWVDRLGRNYADVCDTIREFMRRGVVVRTVINGLIFDGATKDPMQQAVRDALIAFMAATAQAQAEATREAQRAGIEHAKAKGEGYRGRKPSYNRVQMAAVQDMLGQSVGIAAIAQATGLSRQAIYRIKDDPAAAEAALATWGL; encoded by the coding sequence ATGGCCACCATCCTCTATGCCCGCGTCTCCACCGCCGATCAGACCCTCGACCACCAGCGCACCCAGGCCGAGGCCGCCGGCTTCCACCTCGACCACGTCGTCGCCGATCACGCCACCTCGGGCATCTCGACCCGGCTGGTGGAGCGGCCGGAAGGGCGGCGGCTGTTCGACCTCCTGCGAGCCGGCGACACGTTGGTGGTCCGCTGGGTCGACCGCCTGGGGCGCAACTACGCCGACGTCTGCGACACCATCCGCGAGTTCATGCGTCGGGGTGTCGTGGTGCGCACCGTCATCAACGGCCTGATCTTCGACGGCGCCACCAAGGACCCGATGCAGCAGGCCGTCAGGGACGCGTTGATCGCCTTCATGGCGGCGACTGCCCAGGCTCAGGCCGAGGCCACCAGGGAAGCGCAGCGGGCCGGCATCGAGCACGCCAAGGCCAAGGGCGAAGGCTATCGCGGCCGAAAGCCCAGCTACAACCGCGTCCAGATGGCGGCGGTGCAGGACATGCTCGGCCAGTCGGTCGGCATCGCTGCCATCGCCCAGGCCACCGGCCTCAGCCGGCAGGCGATCTACCGCATCAAGGACGACCCGGCCGCAGCCGAGGCGGCGCTGGCGACCTGGGGGCTGTGA
- a CDS encoding thermonuclease family protein: MIRILLVLLVLVSPAAAEPILGRASVIDGDTIEIHGGRIRLSGIDAPESSQHCRNRSTGAPILCGGQSAMKLADLIGPSVVACTPDGTDRYGRTLAHCSARGIDLGDAMVRSGWALSFIRYSHEYDSAEAEARAAKRGLWGTEFVEPWEWRRAQRSR; this comes from the coding sequence ATGATCCGCATCCTCCTGGTCCTTCTCGTTCTCGTATCCCCTGCGGCAGCTGAGCCGATCTTGGGCCGGGCGTCTGTGATCGACGGCGACACGATCGAAATCCACGGCGGGCGCATTCGCCTGTCGGGGATCGACGCGCCCGAGAGTTCGCAGCATTGCCGCAACCGATCGACCGGCGCCCCCATCCTGTGCGGCGGGCAGTCCGCCATGAAGTTGGCCGACCTGATCGGCCCGAGCGTCGTCGCCTGCACACCGGACGGCACCGATCGGTATGGCAGGACGCTTGCCCACTGTTCCGCCCGTGGCATCGATCTTGGCGACGCCATGGTGCGCAGCGGTTGGGCGCTCTCGTTCATCCGCTACAGCCACGAATACGACAGCGCGGAGGCCGAGGCGCGGGCCGCCAAGCGCGGCCTGTGGGGAACCGAGTTCGTCGAGCCTTGGGAATGGCGGCGGGCTCAGCGCTCCAGATAG